From Bradyrhizobium sp. NDS-1, the proteins below share one genomic window:
- a CDS encoding acyl-CoA dehydrogenase family protein, which translates to MDRAQGFDHSFDLVARARTVAPLIAREADEIERTRRLTPVVVAALVENGLYRALLPQSLGGTEASVEAFMQVLEEIAKADASTAWCLGQCAVCAMIAASLDHDTAREIFNAPPGILAWGAIAHEARSVEGGYRVTARWDFASGSRQASWLGAHVRIVNGDGTPRTNADGSPEVRTILFPAASATLHDVWQAIGLAGTGTDSYEVNDLFIPERFTAFRDAPSALQEKGPLYRIGTGSTFSLGFAAVSLGVARATLDAAVALARGKHPSLAASAMRDNPSVQGVIGRTEGDLRAARAYLYATAHAMWRDLCVTGEFSAAHRSAVRLASTWTIHQSTGVVDTAYHMAGATAVFRSNPFERRFRDMHAIAQQIQARDSHYEDVGKAILARER; encoded by the coding sequence ATGGACAGAGCGCAAGGCTTCGATCACAGCTTCGATCTTGTCGCACGTGCCCGCACCGTCGCGCCGCTGATCGCGCGCGAAGCCGACGAGATCGAGCGGACGCGGCGGCTGACGCCGGTCGTCGTCGCCGCCCTGGTCGAGAACGGCCTCTATCGCGCGCTGCTGCCGCAGAGCCTCGGCGGCACTGAAGCGTCCGTCGAAGCGTTCATGCAGGTGCTGGAAGAGATCGCGAAGGCGGACGCCTCGACCGCCTGGTGCCTCGGCCAGTGCGCGGTCTGCGCGATGATCGCGGCCTCGCTCGACCACGATACCGCCCGGGAGATCTTCAACGCGCCGCCGGGCATTCTCGCCTGGGGCGCCATCGCGCATGAGGCGCGCAGCGTCGAGGGCGGCTATCGCGTCACCGCGCGCTGGGATTTTGCTTCGGGGTCACGGCAGGCGAGCTGGCTGGGCGCGCATGTGCGCATCGTCAATGGCGACGGCACGCCGCGGACAAACGCCGACGGCTCGCCGGAGGTGCGCACCATCCTGTTTCCCGCCGCGAGTGCGACGTTGCACGACGTCTGGCAGGCGATCGGGCTCGCCGGCACCGGCACGGACTCCTATGAAGTGAACGACCTCTTCATCCCCGAGCGTTTTACAGCGTTCCGTGACGCGCCATCGGCGTTGCAGGAGAAAGGCCCGCTTTATAGGATCGGCACCGGCTCGACCTTCAGCCTCGGCTTTGCGGCGGTCTCGCTCGGCGTGGCGCGGGCAACGCTCGATGCCGCCGTCGCGCTGGCGCGTGGAAAGCACCCATCGCTCGCCGCCAGCGCGATGCGCGACAACCCATCGGTCCAGGGCGTGATCGGCCGCACCGAGGGGGATTTGCGTGCGGCGCGCGCCTATCTCTACGCGACCGCGCATGCGATGTGGCGCGACCTCTGCGTAACAGGCGAATTCAGCGCGGCGCATCGCAGTGCAGTCCGCCTGGCCTCAACATGGACCATCCATCAATCAACAGGCGTGGTCGATACCGCCTATCACATGGCCGGCGCGACGGCAGTGTTCCGCAGCAATCCGTTCGAGCGCCGGTTTCGCGACATGCACGCGATCGCCCAGCAGATCCAGGCGCGGGATAGCCATTACGAGGATGTGGGGAAAGCGATTCTGGCGAGAGAGCGCTAA
- a CDS encoding MFS transporter, producing MSNPSRFDYGWVVVAAGALMTCVGFGTMLSLAVFLQPISEEMGWSRAGVSAAATLDFLCMGVAAFFWGTLSDRFGTRIVVLAGSLLLGLGLVTASQATSLWQFQLFFGVLIGIAAGSFYAPMMALASAWIEKNRSLAVALVSAGMGVSPVTIAPAASWLITAYDWRTAMLVIGCAAWALLIPACFLVRPAPLAAGNTNADAAPTVELTAAQALRTPQFIALAAAHFACCAAHSGPIFHMVSYAMVCGIAPLTAVTVYSVAGVSGLGGRLLLGALADRMGAKPVLVGGLFVQAMCIATYLAVAQLGEFYALSVVFGLAYGGVMPLYAVLVREFFGARIMGTLFGAVSAFASLGMALGPWAGGLVFDSFQQYTWLHAGSFAIGLAAVAVALSFPTRRRQELDVGRMVA from the coding sequence ATGAGCAACCCGTCACGCTTCGACTATGGCTGGGTCGTTGTCGCCGCGGGTGCGCTGATGACGTGTGTCGGGTTCGGCACGATGCTGTCGCTGGCGGTGTTTTTGCAGCCGATCTCGGAAGAGATGGGCTGGTCGCGCGCCGGCGTGTCGGCGGCGGCGACGCTGGACTTTCTCTGCATGGGCGTGGCCGCGTTCTTCTGGGGCACGCTGTCGGACCGGTTCGGCACCCGCATCGTGGTGCTCGCGGGAAGCCTGCTGCTCGGACTCGGCCTCGTCACCGCGAGCCAGGCCACGAGCCTCTGGCAATTCCAGCTCTTCTTCGGCGTATTGATCGGCATTGCCGCCGGCAGCTTCTATGCACCGATGATGGCGCTCGCGAGCGCCTGGATCGAAAAGAATCGCAGCCTCGCGGTGGCGCTGGTCTCGGCCGGCATGGGCGTGTCGCCGGTGACGATCGCGCCGGCCGCGAGCTGGCTGATCACGGCCTATGACTGGCGCACCGCGATGCTGGTGATCGGGTGCGCGGCCTGGGCGCTGCTGATCCCCGCCTGCTTCCTGGTGCGTCCGGCGCCGCTGGCCGCCGGCAACACGAATGCAGACGCCGCACCGACCGTGGAGCTGACCGCGGCGCAGGCGCTGCGCACGCCGCAATTCATCGCGCTCGCCGCGGCCCATTTCGCCTGCTGCGCCGCGCATTCCGGTCCGATCTTCCACATGGTGTCCTATGCGATGGTGTGCGGCATCGCCCCGCTCACGGCGGTGACGGTCTACAGCGTCGCCGGCGTCTCGGGCCTCGGCGGGCGCCTGCTGCTGGGCGCGCTGGCCGATCGCATGGGCGCAAAGCCCGTCCTCGTCGGCGGGCTGTTCGTGCAGGCGATGTGCATCGCGACTTATCTCGCGGTGGCGCAGCTCGGCGAATTCTACGCGCTCTCGGTGGTGTTCGGCCTCGCCTATGGCGGGGTGATGCCGCTCTATGCGGTGCTGGTCCGCGAATTCTTCGGCGCGCGCATCATGGGCACCTTGTTCGGCGCAGTCTCGGCCTTCGCCAGCCTCGGCATGGCGCTCGGGCCGTGGGCCGGCGGGCTCGTGTTCGACAGTTTCCAGCAATACACCTGGCTGCACGCCGGCTCCTTCGCGATCGGGCTCGCCGCCGTCGCGGTGGCGCTGAGCTTTCCGACCAGACGCAGGCAGGAGCTCGACGTTGGACGTATGGTTGCTTGA
- a CDS encoding serine hydrolase domain-containing protein produces MNWGASFRPRGCRWLFLPVIFASAIWSPLACAQDVRSAPAAPGPVFSDSGPDAELYGAAEGYPVGTRGAAPPLDKLVGSYSHFGEIYPSRRVARSTAPWQFKRAPEPQVTYSFGTEKLGIADYLKRNPVTGLLIARDDTILYEHYQYARTDHHRFVSQSMAKTVVAMLVGIAVSEGRIKSIDDLVSTYVGGLAGTEYGDTSIRALLNMSSGVAFSEVYDGNDDIARLGRALFAGPPKDPAAIVAQFNTRTAPPGTKFHYASVETEILGLVLRAATGTPVADYLRDRIWDPIGTEADASWAIDGSGQEVAFCCFNATLRDYARLGRLLAHDGAWEGRQLIPRQWLLDATIVRPADGHLAPKVATPYFGYGYQVWLLPGEPRRFALLGIRGQFILVDPASKLVMVHTAVRQKPSEPGALREPLALWFAVLQQLGQ; encoded by the coding sequence ATGAACTGGGGAGCGTCGTTTAGGCCGCGCGGGTGCCGCTGGCTTTTCCTGCCCGTCATTTTTGCGTCCGCGATCTGGTCGCCCCTAGCGTGCGCGCAGGACGTCCGAAGCGCGCCCGCCGCGCCGGGGCCGGTCTTTTCGGATAGCGGTCCCGATGCCGAGCTCTACGGTGCGGCTGAAGGCTATCCGGTCGGCACGCGCGGAGCCGCTCCCCCGCTCGATAAGCTCGTCGGCAGCTACAGCCATTTCGGCGAGATCTATCCCTCGCGCCGGGTCGCTCGCTCGACGGCGCCCTGGCAATTCAAGCGCGCGCCGGAGCCACAGGTCACCTACAGTTTTGGCACCGAAAAGCTCGGCATTGCGGACTACCTCAAGCGCAACCCGGTGACGGGCCTCCTGATCGCGAGGGATGACACCATCCTGTACGAGCACTATCAATATGCGCGGACCGACCACCACCGCTTTGTCTCGCAGTCCATGGCGAAGACGGTGGTGGCCATGCTGGTCGGGATCGCGGTCTCGGAGGGACGGATCAAGTCGATCGACGACCTTGTCTCGACCTACGTCGGCGGCCTTGCAGGCACGGAATATGGCGACACGTCCATCCGGGCCTTGTTGAACATGTCGTCAGGCGTCGCATTCTCGGAAGTCTATGACGGGAACGACGACATCGCCCGGCTTGGGCGGGCCCTGTTCGCCGGCCCGCCGAAAGACCCCGCCGCCATCGTCGCGCAGTTCAACACACGGACCGCGCCGCCAGGCACCAAATTCCACTATGCCAGCGTGGAAACGGAGATACTCGGCTTGGTCCTGCGCGCCGCCACGGGCACGCCGGTCGCCGACTATCTCCGCGACCGGATCTGGGACCCCATCGGCACCGAAGCGGATGCCTCGTGGGCGATCGACGGCAGCGGACAGGAGGTCGCCTTTTGCTGCTTCAACGCGACCTTGCGCGATTATGCGCGCCTGGGCCGGTTGCTCGCCCATGACGGCGCCTGGGAAGGCCGTCAATTGATCCCCCGGCAATGGTTGCTGGATGCCACGATTGTGCGGCCGGCCGATGGCCATCTCGCCCCGAAAGTGGCCACGCCGTATTTCGGTTACGGCTACCAGGTGTGGCTCCTCCCCGGCGAGCCGCGCCGATTTGCCCTGCTCGGCATCCGCGGTCAGTTCATCCTGGTCGATCCCGCCTCCAAGCTCGTCATGGTGCACACCGCCGTGCGCCAGAAGCCGTCCGAGCCGGGCGCACTCCGGGAGCCGCTCGCGTTGTGGTTCGCCGTGCTGCAACAGCTCGGGCAATGA
- a CDS encoding tetratricopeptide repeat protein — protein MRTLKASICIAVTALALGLSFGVPSDADEDESGTLARQMKVLYRAGKYMEALPLAQKSLALREKEFGPDDAHVAMPLNDLGTIHYNLGQYAVAEPLYKRALAIRERTLGPNHAEVAMVLNNLGDLYRAEERYAEAEPLLKRSIAISEKTVGPNDASIVMALSNLGAVYSHQGQYDQAIPLFKRGLAVLQKALGPDDPEATVLMNNLADAYINRHRYADAERLLKRSMAVTEKAFGPDHPDIAQAQNNLAALYGRQGRNAEAERLFKRSAATFEKTLGPNHPDLAGVLENLAGLYKYQGRYADAEQVLKRSMAIRGKTRPI, from the coding sequence ATGAGGACCCTGAAAGCATCGATCTGCATTGCAGTCACGGCGCTTGCCTTGGGCCTGTCGTTCGGCGTGCCGTCCGATGCCGACGAGGACGAGTCGGGCACGCTCGCGCGGCAGATGAAGGTGCTTTATCGGGCCGGGAAGTACATGGAAGCGCTGCCGCTCGCCCAGAAGTCGCTGGCCCTTCGCGAGAAGGAGTTCGGCCCTGATGATGCCCACGTCGCGATGCCGCTGAACGACCTTGGCACGATCCATTACAATCTCGGCCAATACGCTGTTGCCGAACCGCTGTACAAGCGCGCGCTGGCGATCCGGGAGAGGACACTCGGTCCGAATCATGCCGAAGTCGCCATGGTGCTGAACAATCTGGGCGATCTCTATCGCGCGGAAGAGCGTTACGCAGAAGCGGAGCCGCTCCTCAAGCGCTCGATCGCCATCAGCGAGAAGACGGTCGGCCCCAATGATGCGTCGATCGTGATGGCGTTGAGCAACCTCGGCGCGGTCTACAGCCATCAGGGCCAGTACGATCAGGCCATACCGCTATTCAAGCGAGGCCTCGCCGTGCTGCAGAAGGCGCTCGGTCCCGACGATCCCGAAGCCACGGTGCTGATGAACAATTTGGCCGACGCCTATATCAATCGCCATCGCTATGCCGATGCCGAGCGCCTGCTGAAGCGGTCGATGGCGGTGACCGAGAAGGCGTTCGGCCCGGATCATCCCGACATCGCGCAGGCACAGAACAATCTGGCTGCGCTCTACGGGCGTCAGGGCCGTAACGCGGAGGCCGAGCGGCTGTTCAAGCGGTCGGCGGCCACTTTCGAAAAAACCCTCGGCCCCAACCATCCGGATCTCGCCGGCGTTCTGGAAAACCTCGCCGGTCTCTACAAGTATCAAGGCCGCTATGCCGATGCCGAGCAGGTCCTGAAACGGTCGATGGCCATTCGCGGGAAGACAAGGCCGATCTGA
- a CDS encoding ABC transporter substrate-binding protein — protein MQRREFLALIGAAAAWSPLARAQQPKKVPHIGFLTTGSIEQTRTSMAAFHQGLRERGYVDGENIIVELRAADSKAEQLPALASDLVRLNPALIVAQNSLAARAVQQATKTIPVVVPVMGDPVEDGLVASIARPGGNITGLTFIGPQLVPKRLAQLKEALPKASRIAAIWHPAAYGKTTTQGMISAAESASKTVGVHLQLIAVQDPDGLGEAFSALAGARADAVFLFPSPMFFIARKRIAELAAEHRLPLFAIGKEFVQLGALLSYGADIIDLNRLASDYVDKILKGAKPGDLPVEQPTKYELFVNLKTAKTLGIELPATLLAHADGVIE, from the coding sequence ATGCAGCGACGGGAATTTCTCGCACTGATCGGCGCCGCGGCGGCCTGGTCACCCCTTGCTCGCGCGCAACAGCCGAAGAAAGTCCCCCATATTGGCTTCTTGACCACCGGCTCGATCGAGCAAACCCGGACTTCGATGGCTGCCTTTCATCAAGGACTGCGCGAACGCGGTTATGTCGACGGAGAGAATATCATCGTCGAGCTTCGAGCAGCCGATTCAAAGGCCGAACAACTCCCGGCCTTGGCGAGTGACCTCGTCCGTCTCAATCCTGCTCTTATCGTTGCACAGAATTCGCTTGCTGCGCGGGCAGTGCAGCAAGCTACCAAAACAATTCCTGTTGTTGTGCCAGTTATGGGCGACCCCGTCGAAGACGGACTCGTCGCCAGCATCGCCCGACCAGGAGGTAACATCACGGGACTAACCTTCATCGGCCCGCAGCTTGTTCCCAAGCGGCTCGCGCAATTGAAGGAAGCATTGCCCAAGGCGTCTCGCATAGCAGCGATCTGGCACCCGGCCGCATACGGCAAGACGACAACTCAAGGCATGATCAGCGCTGCGGAGTCCGCATCAAAAACCGTGGGCGTTCATTTGCAACTGATTGCCGTCCAGGATCCTGACGGGCTGGGCGAGGCGTTTTCCGCGCTTGCGGGCGCGCGTGCCGATGCAGTCTTCCTATTTCCCAGCCCGATGTTCTTCATTGCACGCAAGCGCATCGCCGAGCTCGCCGCAGAGCATCGGCTGCCACTGTTTGCCATTGGCAAGGAATTTGTTCAACTCGGTGCGCTCCTGTCCTACGGAGCGGATATCATCGACTTGAACCGGCTAGCCTCTGATTACGTCGATAAAATCCTCAAGGGCGCCAAGCCCGGGGATCTGCCGGTCGAGCAACCAACCAAGTATGAACTATTCGTCAACCTCAAGACTGCAAAGACACTCGGGATCGAACTACCTGCTACATTGCTGGCCCACGCGGACGGGGTAATCGAATGA
- the lepA gene encoding translation elongation factor 4, which produces MTTVPISNIRNFSIVAHIDHGKSTLADRLIQMTGGLSDREMAGKEQVLDSMDIERERGITIKAQTVRLQYRAKDGKDYIFNLMDTPGHVDFAYEVSRSLAACEGSLLVVDASQGVEAQTLANVYQALDNNHEIVPVLNKVDLPAAEPEKIKQQIEDVIGIDASDAVMISAKTGLGVPDVLEAIVTRLPPPKGDRDATLKALLVDSWYDVYLGVVVLIRVVDGVMKKGSRVRMMGTGAAYDVERVGFFTPKMTQVDELGPGEIGFITAAIKEVADTRVGDTITDDRKPVTEMLPGFKPAIPVVFCGLFPVDADDFETLRGAMGKLRLNDASFSFEMETSAALGFGFRCGFLGLLHLEIIQERLSREFDLNLIATAPSVIYKMKLTDGSELEIHNPVDMPDVVKIAEIQEPWIEATILTPDEYLGSVLKLCQDRRGSQKELTYVGARAMVKYDLPLNEVVFDFYDRLKSVSKGYASFDYHLTDYKPADLVKMQILVNNEPVDALSMLVHRTRAEGRGRAMVEKMKELIPPHMFQIPIQAAIGGKVIARETVRALRKDVTAKCYGGDITRKRKLLEKQKEGKKKMRQFGKVDIPQEAFIAALKVDS; this is translated from the coding sequence ATGACGACCGTCCCCATTTCGAACATCCGCAATTTCTCCATCGTCGCCCATATCGACCATGGCAAATCGACGCTGGCCGACCGCCTGATCCAGATGACGGGCGGCCTCTCCGACCGCGAGATGGCGGGCAAGGAGCAGGTGCTCGATTCCATGGACATCGAGCGCGAGCGCGGCATCACCATCAAGGCGCAGACGGTGCGCCTCCAGTACCGCGCCAAGGACGGCAAGGACTACATCTTCAACCTGATGGACACGCCCGGCCATGTCGACTTCGCCTACGAAGTCTCGCGGTCGCTGGCAGCGTGCGAAGGTTCCCTCCTGGTGGTCGACGCCAGCCAGGGCGTCGAGGCGCAGACGCTCGCCAACGTCTACCAGGCGCTCGACAACAATCACGAGATCGTCCCGGTCCTGAACAAGGTCGACCTTCCCGCCGCCGAACCCGAGAAGATCAAGCAGCAGATCGAGGACGTCATCGGCATCGACGCCTCCGACGCGGTGATGATCTCGGCCAAGACCGGCCTCGGCGTCCCCGACGTGCTGGAGGCCATCGTCACCCGCCTGCCGCCGCCGAAGGGCGACCGCGACGCGACGCTCAAGGCGCTGCTGGTCGACAGCTGGTATGACGTCTATCTCGGCGTCGTCGTTCTCATTCGCGTCGTCGACGGCGTCATGAAGAAGGGCAGCCGCGTGCGCATGATGGGCACGGGCGCGGCCTATGACGTCGAGCGTGTCGGCTTCTTCACGCCGAAGATGACACAGGTCGACGAGCTCGGCCCCGGCGAGATCGGCTTCATCACCGCCGCGATCAAGGAAGTCGCCGACACCCGCGTCGGCGACACCATCACCGACGACAGGAAGCCGGTCACCGAAATGCTGCCCGGCTTCAAGCCGGCGATCCCCGTGGTGTTCTGCGGCCTGTTTCCGGTCGACGCCGACGATTTTGAGACGCTGCGCGGCGCCATGGGCAAGCTGCGCCTCAACGACGCCAGCTTCTCGTTCGAGATGGAGACCTCGGCCGCACTCGGCTTCGGCTTCCGCTGCGGCTTCCTCGGACTCCTGCACCTCGAGATCATCCAGGAGCGGCTGTCGCGCGAGTTCGATCTCAATCTGATCGCGACCGCGCCGAGCGTCATCTACAAGATGAAGCTCACCGACGGCAGCGAGCTCGAGATCCACAATCCCGTCGACATGCCCGACGTGGTCAAGATCGCCGAGATCCAGGAGCCGTGGATCGAGGCGACGATCCTCACGCCCGACGAATATCTCGGCAGCGTCCTGAAGCTGTGCCAGGACCGCCGCGGCTCGCAGAAGGAGCTGACTTACGTCGGCGCCCGCGCGATGGTGAAATACGATCTGCCGCTGAACGAGGTGGTGTTCGACTTCTACGACCGCCTGAAATCGGTTTCCAAGGGCTACGCCTCGTTCGACTATCATCTGACCGACTACAAGCCGGCCGACCTCGTCAAGATGCAGATCCTCGTCAACAACGAGCCGGTCGACGCGCTCTCGATGCTGGTCCACCGCACCCGCGCGGAAGGGCGCGGCCGCGCCATGGTCGAGAAGATGAAGGAGCTGATCCCGCCGCACATGTTCCAGATCCCGATCCAGGCGGCGATCGGCGGCAAGGTGATCGCCCGCGAGACGGTGCGCGCGCTGCGCAAGGACGTCACCGCCAAATGCTACGGCGGCGACATCACGCGTAAACGAAAACTTCTGGAGAAGCAGAAGGAAGGCAAGAAGAAGATGCGGCAGTTCGGCAAGGTCGACATCCCGCAGGAAGCCTTCATTGCCGCGCTGAAGGTGGATAGCTGA
- a CDS encoding glycosyltransferase family 39 protein: MSTTSLPAHRARTKTRLSFNRFRAWLVACAVRPEARLWLVIQLAILHAVLWTLILINLKAAQDVHMDVAEAYGWGQKFLWGYGKHPPLSGWVAGLWFTVFPAADWATYALAMATVGVGMVICWLLALRVVDARRAFLVVVMIALYPIFNFKGFKYNPDLLQLVTLPLLVLAYLNAFEKRSWQSGVLLGLAGALALMTKYWVLTMIGAVGMAALIHPERLKFVASPAPWVAIATMVVAMIPHIVWLADAHFVPLTYAGDTYSLQDASQVHQLVAGYMLHNLGLLALPVVLAGLAMALVPPWFTLLLRAPLRIVTRAWARGANSGVNLSQALNVWTIQMIVAVGPPLGALVFSIYMKTDWGISLFFLVPLALVAIPALRVQSASLFNIAAIWFVLSAATLAGSPWIAAREMGANAGNTATYGARSELARELTQAWHARFASRWAVVVGSMETIQPMVFYSPDHPSPFTPNEAWASGLTSLDDVKRYGFIGVFDATDERLPKFEKWVSETAPNAERIVMTTRRFAHGKPGPAMVWNVYIAPPGK, encoded by the coding sequence ATGTCCACCACGTCTCTTCCTGCCCATAGGGCGCGCACGAAGACCCGCCTGAGCTTCAACCGCTTCCGGGCCTGGCTGGTTGCCTGCGCGGTCCGCCCTGAGGCGAGATTGTGGCTGGTGATCCAGCTCGCGATCCTGCATGCGGTGCTCTGGACCCTCATCCTGATCAATCTCAAGGCCGCGCAGGACGTTCACATGGACGTCGCAGAGGCCTATGGCTGGGGCCAGAAATTCCTCTGGGGCTACGGCAAGCACCCGCCGCTGTCGGGCTGGGTCGCCGGCCTCTGGTTCACGGTGTTCCCGGCGGCGGACTGGGCGACCTATGCGCTGGCGATGGCGACCGTCGGCGTCGGCATGGTGATCTGCTGGCTCCTCGCGCTGCGCGTGGTGGATGCGCGCCGCGCGTTCCTGGTCGTGGTGATGATCGCGCTCTACCCGATCTTCAATTTCAAGGGCTTCAAGTACAATCCGGACCTGCTTCAGCTCGTCACGCTGCCGCTGCTCGTGCTTGCTTATCTCAACGCCTTCGAGAAGCGGAGCTGGCAGTCAGGCGTCTTGCTCGGTCTCGCCGGCGCGCTGGCGCTGATGACCAAATATTGGGTGCTGACCATGATCGGCGCCGTCGGCATGGCGGCGCTGATCCATCCCGAGCGGCTGAAATTCGTCGCGTCGCCGGCGCCATGGGTGGCGATCGCGACGATGGTGGTGGCGATGATCCCGCACATCGTCTGGCTGGCGGATGCGCATTTCGTGCCGCTGACCTATGCCGGCGATACCTACAGCCTCCAGGACGCGAGCCAGGTGCATCAGCTCGTCGCCGGCTACATGCTGCATAATCTGGGGCTGCTGGCCTTGCCGGTGGTGCTGGCCGGGCTCGCGATGGCGCTGGTGCCGCCTTGGTTCACACTGCTGTTGCGCGCGCCATTGCGCATCGTCACGCGCGCCTGGGCGCGCGGCGCCAATTCGGGCGTCAATCTTTCTCAGGCGCTGAACGTGTGGACGATCCAGATGATCGTCGCGGTCGGCCCGCCGCTCGGCGCGCTCGTCTTCAGCATCTACATGAAAACGGATTGGGGCATCTCGCTGTTCTTCCTGGTGCCCCTGGCGCTGGTCGCGATTCCCGCATTGCGGGTGCAGAGCGCGAGCCTGTTCAATATCGCCGCGATCTGGTTCGTGCTCAGCGCCGCGACGCTCGCCGGCTCGCCCTGGATCGCCGCGCGCGAGATGGGCGCCAATGCCGGCAACACCGCGACCTATGGCGCGCGTTCGGAACTGGCGCGCGAATTGACCCAGGCCTGGCACGCCCGCTTCGCCTCGCGCTGGGCCGTCGTTGTCGGGTCGATGGAGACGATCCAGCCGATGGTATTCTACAGCCCCGATCATCCGAGCCCGTTCACGCCGAACGAAGCCTGGGCGTCCGGGCTGACCTCGCTCGACGACGTCAAGCGATACGGGTTCATCGGCGTGTTCGATGCGACCGACGAACGCCTGCCCAAGTTCGAGAAATGGGTCTCCGAAACCGCGCCGAACGCCGAGCGCATCGTGATGACCACACGCCGCTTTGCCCACGGCAAGCCCGGCCCGGCGATGGTCTGGAACGTCTACATCGCGCCGCCGGGGAAGTGA
- a CDS encoding HPr family phosphocarrier protein, translating to MSEEAPQAGTGVPAGAISKDLLIINKRGLHARASAKFVQAVERFDAQVWVTRGGETVGGTSIMGLMMLAAGPGTTITVAASGAEAEAALAAITELVESKFNEEGV from the coding sequence ATGAGCGAGGAGGCGCCACAAGCGGGGACAGGCGTGCCCGCGGGCGCGATCTCCAAGGATCTCCTGATCATCAACAAGCGCGGCCTGCATGCGCGGGCCTCGGCGAAATTCGTCCAGGCGGTCGAACGCTTCGACGCGCAGGTCTGGGTGACGCGCGGCGGCGAGACCGTCGGCGGTACCTCGATCATGGGCCTGATGATGCTCGCGGCCGGACCGGGTACCACGATCACCGTCGCGGCGTCCGGCGCGGAAGCGGAAGCCGCGCTCGCGGCGATCACGGAGCTCGTTGAAAGCAAGTTCAACGAGGAAGGGGTTTAG
- a CDS encoding PTS sugar transporter subunit IIA: MIGLVLVTHGRLADEFKAALEHVMGPQKQIEAITIGAEDDSDLCRSDIIEAVNRVDSGDGVAILTDMFGGTPSNLAISCMSRPKVEVLAGINLPMLVKLAKVREERPLPDAIAMAQEAGRKYVTIASRVLAGK; encoded by the coding sequence ATGATTGGTCTAGTACTTGTGACCCACGGGCGCCTTGCCGACGAATTCAAGGCAGCGCTTGAGCATGTCATGGGCCCACAAAAGCAAATCGAAGCGATCACGATCGGTGCCGAAGACGATTCCGATCTTTGTCGAAGCGACATCATCGAGGCGGTTAACCGCGTCGATTCCGGCGACGGCGTTGCGATCCTCACCGACATGTTCGGCGGCACACCGTCGAACCTCGCAATATCCTGCATGAGCCGGCCCAAGGTCGAAGTGCTCGCGGGCATCAACCTTCCCATGCTGGTGAAGCTCGCCAAGGTGCGCGAGGAGCGTCCGCTGCCGGACGCGATCGCGATGGCCCAGGAAGCTGGCCGCAAATACGTCACCATCGCCAGCCGGGTGCTCGCCGGCAAATGA
- a CDS encoding HPr kinase/phosphorylase encodes MSDGGPSVHASAVKVGPLAVLIRGPSGSGKSRLAFDLIMAGRAGVVERAVLVGDDRVHLATVGDEIEVRAASRLAGLIEIRGLGIRRCDYVEHATVGLVVDLDAADAERLPPAESLKTSIFGVEIPRIPVGRDYSPLPLVVAALTTTKSSSSVNPSGDCLKGNGNHMNPTIATE; translated from the coding sequence ATGAGCGACGGCGGGCCCAGCGTTCACGCCTCCGCGGTCAAGGTCGGGCCTCTGGCGGTGCTGATCCGCGGGCCCTCAGGCTCCGGCAAGTCGCGCCTTGCCTTCGATTTGATCATGGCGGGCCGCGCCGGGGTGGTCGAAAGGGCCGTTCTGGTCGGGGATGACCGTGTCCATCTGGCGACAGTCGGCGATGAAATTGAGGTTCGCGCCGCTTCTCGCCTGGCGGGCCTGATCGAGATCCGCGGCTTGGGGATCCGCCGGTGCGACTACGTGGAGCATGCGACCGTCGGTCTCGTGGTCGATCTGGACGCCGCCGACGCGGAACGCCTGCCGCCGGCCGAATCCCTGAAAACAAGCATTTTCGGTGTCGAAATACCGCGAATCCCGGTTGGACGCGACTATTCACCGCTCCCTTTAGTTGTCGCGGCCTTGACCACTACCAAGAGTTCATCTTCCGTTAACCCTTCAGGCGATTGTTTGAAGGGAAATGGTAACCACATGAACCCCACTATCGCGACCGAATAG